The Achromobacter pestifer genome includes a region encoding these proteins:
- a CDS encoding Bug family tripartite tricarboxylate transporter substrate binding protein, protein MANPARRRWARLLLAAGLASSLGVASAADWPARPVKIVVPFAAGGTTDLIARLIATPMSQELGQPVVVENRPGVGGLLGADAVAKAAPDGYTVLMANISYPLAALVAQGAKRLNFDPLADLRSVSVVANVPLVITSTPSVPARNLKEFAELLKKNPSTHYAYGSTGPGSYIHVFGVWFQEQTGASMTHVPFKGAAPLKGEMLAGRIQMGGDQLSSSLSDIRAGSLTALAVTSPQRSPALPDTPTASELGFTGIDTEGWNGLLAPAQTPDAVVARIGAAVAKAVQQPAIRQRLAELGAEASGSSPEQMSALLKGQFAQFGPMVSRLQLE, encoded by the coding sequence GTGGCCAATCCTGCCCGGCGCCGTTGGGCCAGGCTGCTGTTGGCCGCGGGCCTGGCGTCCAGCCTGGGCGTGGCCAGCGCCGCGGATTGGCCGGCGAGGCCCGTGAAGATCGTCGTGCCGTTCGCCGCAGGCGGAACCACCGACCTCATCGCGCGGCTGATCGCGACGCCCATGTCGCAGGAGCTGGGGCAGCCGGTGGTGGTCGAGAACCGCCCGGGCGTGGGAGGCCTGCTGGGCGCCGATGCCGTCGCCAAGGCGGCGCCCGACGGCTATACGGTGCTCATGGCCAACATCTCCTATCCGCTGGCCGCGCTGGTGGCGCAGGGCGCGAAGCGGCTCAACTTCGATCCCCTGGCCGATCTGCGCAGCGTGAGCGTGGTGGCCAACGTGCCGCTGGTCATCACGTCCACGCCCTCGGTGCCGGCCCGCAACCTGAAGGAATTCGCGGAACTGCTCAAGAAGAATCCTTCCACCCATTACGCCTATGGCTCCACGGGACCCGGCTCGTACATCCACGTGTTCGGCGTGTGGTTCCAGGAACAGACGGGCGCGTCCATGACGCATGTGCCCTTCAAGGGCGCGGCGCCCTTGAAGGGCGAAATGCTGGCGGGCCGCATCCAGATGGGCGGCGACCAATTGTCTTCGTCGTTGAGCGACATCCGGGCCGGCTCCTTGACCGCGCTGGCCGTTACGTCGCCGCAACGTTCGCCGGCCCTGCCGGACACGCCCACCGCCAGCGAACTGGGTTTCACCGGCATCGATACCGAGGGATGGAACGGCTTGCTCGCGCCGGCGCAGACGCCCGACGCCGTCGTGGCGCGCATCGGCGCGGCGGTGGCAAAGGCCGTCCAGCAGCCTGCCATCCGCCAGCGCCTTGCCGAGCTGGGCGCCGAAGCCAGCGGTTCCAGCCCCGAGCAGATGAGCGCTCTGCTGAAAGGGCAGTTCGCGCAGTTCGGCCCCATGGTGTCGCGCCTTCAGCTGGAATGA
- a CDS encoding DsbA family oxidoreductase, translated as MTSVPDHAPAAPLTVDFFHDVVCGWCYVMSPRLRQVAAELGIAVRQRSFVLQESPEQMCQVFGSMPRAKQVILGHWEACARHEDQSRIDVEGMRAEPFDYPSGMAGALACQAAHLLAGDAGHWDMFDAIQQAHLSEHRNVGDGAVLLDIAAGLGHDRDEFAALMQGEEALQRVQADRAAAARLAIDSIPTLIAGPHRARLRTMSTADLRDRLQALIPGPAEA; from the coding sequence ATGACTTCTGTACCCGATCACGCACCCGCCGCGCCGCTCACCGTGGACTTCTTCCATGACGTGGTTTGCGGCTGGTGCTATGTCATGTCTCCCCGCCTGCGCCAGGTGGCCGCCGAACTGGGCATTGCCGTGCGCCAGCGCAGTTTCGTGTTGCAGGAGTCGCCTGAACAGATGTGCCAGGTGTTCGGTTCGATGCCGCGCGCCAAGCAGGTGATCCTGGGCCACTGGGAAGCCTGCGCCCGCCATGAGGACCAGTCCCGCATCGACGTCGAGGGCATGCGCGCCGAACCATTCGACTATCCCAGCGGCATGGCCGGGGCGCTGGCTTGCCAGGCCGCGCATCTGCTGGCCGGCGACGCGGGCCATTGGGACATGTTCGATGCGATCCAGCAAGCCCACCTGAGCGAGCACCGCAATGTCGGCGATGGCGCCGTGCTGTTGGACATTGCCGCCGGGCTGGGCCATGACCGTGACGAATTCGCCGCCCTCATGCAGGGCGAGGAGGCGCTGCAACGCGTGCAGGCCGACCGCGCCGCCGCCGCGCGGCTGGCCATCGACTCCATTCCCACGCTGATCGCCGGGCCGCACCGGGCTCGTCTGCGCACCATGTCGACGGCCGATCTGCGGGACAGGCTGCAGGCGCTGATACCGGGGCCGGCCGAGGCTTGA
- a CDS encoding cyclase family protein, with amino-acid sequence MTIRYTRKLLGLVMGAALSLNVLAHGAPARAPASGQEVGVSPWGPDDEIGRLNLITPESRAAVMSRVAGGKVYDLATEYYMGMPSWQDAGDPRYQFWMTHTPHGTEVDDPMGVGKDMNATRSYTGTAFSMYSHTGTHIDALNHFGIHGKIWNGFRADEHLGDRGWKRTGIEKFPPLVARGVLIDVAALKGVDMLPDQYRITRQDLKAALARQKTELREGDIVLIRTGRMKLYNDPAAYMAKPPGMGLDAARYLVEEGGAMILGADNLSFETFPSEVSDDYVPLHTYLLAQKGVPIIELAALDELSRDQVYEFAFIGGPLKIRGGDAAPLRPVAMPLR; translated from the coding sequence ATGACTATCCGCTACACCCGCAAATTGCTTGGCCTGGTAATGGGCGCCGCCCTCAGCCTCAATGTGCTCGCGCACGGTGCGCCCGCCCGGGCGCCGGCCTCCGGACAGGAGGTGGGCGTGAGCCCCTGGGGCCCCGACGATGAGATCGGCCGCCTCAACCTGATCACGCCCGAATCGCGCGCCGCGGTCATGTCACGCGTGGCCGGCGGCAAGGTCTATGACCTGGCCACGGAATACTACATGGGCATGCCCAGCTGGCAGGACGCGGGCGATCCCCGCTACCAATTCTGGATGACGCACACGCCGCACGGCACCGAAGTCGATGACCCCATGGGCGTGGGCAAGGACATGAACGCCACGCGCAGCTACACCGGCACGGCGTTCTCGATGTACAGCCACACCGGCACGCACATCGATGCGCTCAACCATTTCGGCATCCACGGCAAGATCTGGAACGGCTTCCGTGCCGACGAGCATCTGGGCGACCGCGGCTGGAAACGCACGGGCATCGAGAAATTCCCGCCCCTGGTGGCGCGCGGCGTCTTGATCGACGTGGCCGCGCTCAAGGGCGTGGACATGCTGCCCGACCAGTACCGCATTACTCGGCAGGATCTGAAGGCCGCGCTGGCGCGCCAGAAGACCGAACTGCGCGAGGGCGACATCGTGCTGATCCGCACCGGCCGCATGAAGCTGTACAACGATCCGGCAGCCTACATGGCCAAGCCGCCGGGCATGGGGCTGGACGCGGCGCGTTATCTGGTCGAGGAGGGCGGCGCCATGATCCTGGGCGCGGACAACCTCAGTTTCGAGACCTTCCCGTCCGAGGTGTCTGACGACTATGTGCCGCTGCACACCTATCTGCTGGCGCAGAAGGGCGTGCCCATCATCGAGCTGGCGGCGCTGGACGAGCTGTCGCGCGACCAAGTCTATGAGTTCGCCTTCATCGGCGGGCCGCTGAAGATCCGTGGCGGCGATGCGGCGCCACTGCGTCCGGTGGCGATGCCGCTGCGCTGA
- a CDS encoding LysR family transcriptional regulator, whose amino-acid sequence MDTFNYMRAFRRIVELGSLAKAAEDLDMSSAGLSKQLRALEAHLGAVLIQRTTRKMSLTDTGAAYYAECCRLLDELDALEKSVKRESRLVSGRLRVNAPVSFALSVLSPLLARFLRQYPELRLDLAMEDRLVDAVGQGFDVSIRLRAQLDDSSLIARRLASLTQVLCAAPSYLDSRGRPDSVDALRGHDLLSYTLAESPGAVADEDAGQQADPFAGPALAQVNNSLMLRDLLEAGLGIGALPSFLAAPAIACGRLARVLPQLPAAPRHVYAVYPTSRHLQPKVKAFVDFMVEHLPAAMRGDC is encoded by the coding sequence ATGGACACCTTCAACTACATGCGCGCCTTCCGGCGCATCGTCGAACTGGGCAGCCTGGCCAAGGCGGCCGAGGATCTGGACATGTCGTCCGCCGGCCTCAGCAAGCAGCTGCGCGCCTTGGAGGCCCACCTGGGCGCCGTGCTGATCCAGCGCACCACCCGCAAGATGAGCCTGACCGACACGGGCGCGGCTTACTACGCCGAGTGCTGCCGGCTACTCGACGAATTGGATGCGCTGGAAAAATCCGTCAAGCGGGAGTCCCGCCTGGTGTCGGGGAGGCTGCGCGTGAACGCGCCGGTCTCGTTCGCCTTGAGCGTGCTGTCGCCGCTGCTGGCGCGTTTTCTGCGCCAGTATCCCGAGCTGCGGCTGGACCTGGCGATGGAAGACCGGCTGGTCGACGCGGTGGGGCAGGGCTTTGACGTATCGATCCGGCTGCGGGCCCAGCTGGACGATTCTTCGCTGATCGCGCGCCGGCTGGCGTCGCTGACGCAGGTGCTGTGCGCGGCGCCGTCCTACCTTGACAGCCGCGGCCGTCCCGACAGCGTGGACGCGCTGCGCGGGCATGACCTCCTCAGCTATACCTTGGCCGAAAGCCCCGGCGCGGTTGCGGACGAGGACGCCGGCCAGCAGGCGGACCCGTTTGCCGGACCCGCCCTGGCGCAGGTCAACAACAGCCTGATGCTGAGGGATCTGCTGGAAGCGGGGCTGGGCATAGGCGCGCTGCCGTCGTTCCTGGCCGCGCCCGCGATCGCCTGCGGCAGGCTCGCGCGCGTCTTGCCGCAGCTGCCCGCCGCGCCACGCCACGTCTACGCGGTCTATCCGACCAGCCGCCACCTGCAGCCCAAGGTCAAGGCCTTCGTGGATTTCATGGTGGAGCATCTGCCGGCGGCCATGCGCGGCGATTGTTGA
- a CDS encoding GntR family transcriptional regulator, whose product MTSVSTPFRTAASALANDIRADIITGSLPPGARLRIKDLCERYDSGAIPLREALSRLATSGFVVAEDQRGFRVADVSAEELLDITETRIHIECEALRRAIARGSLDWEERLAGAHYRLSRLPLHAADGSGLSAEWEQAHSSFHSALISGSDSKSLIAIAELLRDQTARYRYLSVQLNAGTKSAPASKKGKERNVADEHRKLLEAALARDADTAAELLAQHLRQTTQLVLAQIPSH is encoded by the coding sequence ATGACTTCCGTTTCCACCCCATTCCGGACCGCGGCATCGGCCCTGGCCAATGACATCCGCGCAGACATCATCACGGGCAGCCTGCCTCCCGGGGCGCGTCTGCGCATCAAGGATCTCTGCGAACGCTACGACAGCGGGGCCATCCCGCTGCGGGAGGCGCTTTCGCGCCTGGCCACCAGCGGATTCGTGGTCGCGGAAGACCAGCGCGGCTTCCGCGTGGCGGACGTGTCGGCGGAAGAACTGCTCGACATCACCGAAACCCGGATCCATATCGAATGCGAAGCGCTGCGCCGCGCCATTGCGCGCGGCAGCCTGGACTGGGAAGAGCGGCTGGCCGGCGCGCACTACCGCCTGAGCCGCCTGCCCCTGCATGCGGCGGACGGATCCGGGCTGTCGGCCGAGTGGGAACAAGCGCATTCCTCCTTCCATTCGGCGCTGATCAGCGGCAGCGATTCAAAGTCGCTCATCGCCATCGCCGAGTTGCTGCGCGACCAGACCGCGCGTTACCGCTACCTGTCGGTGCAGCTGAATGCCGGAACCAAAAGCGCCCCCGCCTCGAAAAAGGGCAAGGAACGCAACGTCGCCGACGAACACCGCAAGCTGCTGGAAGCCGCGCTTGCCCGCGACGCCGACACTGCCGCCGAACTGCTGGCCCAGCACCTGCGCCAGACCACCCAGCTCGTGCTGGCGCAGATTCCCAGCCACTAG
- a CDS encoding NAD(P)H-dependent oxidoreductase has product MHALIVVAHPDPASLTHAVARQIADGISAADARHTFEVADLAAEDFDPRFTQPDTALAMGKGEPLPEVAAEHARLERADALVLVYPVYWWSFPGLLKGWIDRVFTQGWAYEDADGKLVKKLQHLDVHLVALGGANQRTYARHGYFGAMKTQIDHGIFGYCGANVATSELLLPSDAGFPAAHLDAARTIGQKIFSSRAVIREEEVQA; this is encoded by the coding sequence ATGCATGCGCTCATCGTTGTCGCACATCCCGATCCTGCCTCGTTGACCCATGCGGTCGCACGACAGATCGCGGACGGAATTTCCGCCGCCGATGCCCGGCACACTTTCGAAGTCGCCGACCTGGCCGCGGAAGATTTCGACCCGAGATTCACCCAGCCGGACACCGCGCTGGCCATGGGCAAGGGAGAGCCGCTCCCGGAAGTCGCCGCGGAACATGCGCGGCTCGAACGCGCGGATGCGCTGGTGCTGGTCTACCCCGTGTACTGGTGGTCTTTCCCGGGCTTGCTCAAGGGCTGGATCGACCGGGTGTTCACGCAAGGCTGGGCCTACGAAGACGCGGACGGCAAGCTGGTCAAGAAGCTGCAACACCTCGACGTGCATCTGGTCGCGCTGGGCGGGGCCAACCAACGCACTTATGCGCGGCACGGCTACTTCGGCGCCATGAAGACGCAGATCGACCACGGCATCTTCGGCTACTGCGGCGCCAACGTCGCCACCTCGGAATTGCTGCTGCCTTCGGACGCGGGCTTTCCCGCCGCGCATCTCGACGCCGCCCGAACCATAGGCCAGAAGATTTTCTCCTCGCGTGCTGTAATCCGCGAGGAGGAAGTCCAAGCATGA
- a CDS encoding fumarylacetoacetate hydrolase family protein yields the protein MKLATLQIDGAPRAAALVQGRLALLSAPGVDLGTLLRQGKTLADLERLAAAATQFIDPATATFLSPSIEPPKILCVGLNYADHTKESPYDQPDYPTLFLRVSTSLGAHEAIVERPAISDTLDYEGEMVVVLGKGGRRIAKEQALDHVFGYAVGNEISVREYQFKSPQWTVGKNFDGTGTWGPYVVTADELPAGGSGLRIETRLNGETMQSSNTRDMLFDVATVISTVSEAITLQAGDIIFSGTPAGVGFGRTPKLYMKDGDTVEVDIERIGTLRNRIRDEAKSA from the coding sequence GTGAAACTGGCCACCCTACAAATCGACGGCGCGCCTCGCGCCGCCGCCCTCGTGCAAGGCCGCCTGGCGCTGCTGTCCGCTCCCGGCGTCGATCTGGGCACGCTGCTGCGCCAGGGCAAGACGCTGGCCGACCTGGAACGCCTGGCCGCCGCGGCCACGCAGTTCATCGATCCCGCTACCGCGACCTTTCTGTCGCCGTCGATCGAACCTCCGAAGATCTTGTGCGTCGGCCTGAACTACGCCGACCACACCAAGGAAAGCCCATACGACCAGCCCGATTACCCGACGCTGTTCCTGCGGGTGTCGACCAGCCTGGGCGCGCATGAGGCCATCGTGGAGCGTCCGGCCATCAGCGATACGCTGGACTACGAGGGTGAAATGGTCGTGGTGCTGGGCAAGGGCGGGCGCAGGATCGCCAAGGAACAGGCGCTGGACCACGTATTCGGCTACGCCGTGGGCAATGAAATCTCGGTGCGTGAATACCAGTTCAAGTCGCCGCAGTGGACAGTGGGCAAGAACTTCGACGGCACGGGCACCTGGGGGCCCTACGTGGTCACGGCCGACGAGTTGCCGGCAGGCGGCAGCGGGCTGCGGATCGAGACCCGTCTCAATGGCGAGACCATGCAGTCGTCCAATACCCGCGACATGCTGTTCGACGTGGCCACCGTGATCTCGACGGTCAGCGAGGCCATCACCTTGCAGGCAGGGGACATCATTTTCTCCGGCACGCCCGCGGGCGTGGGTTTCGGCCGCACGCCCAAGCTCTACATGAAGGACGGCGACACGGTCGAGGTGGACATCGAGCGCATCGGCACGCTGCGCAACCGCATCCGCGACGAGGCGAAGTCCGCCTAG
- a CDS encoding TetR/AcrR family transcriptional regulator codes for MTTKPTSTAKAVPQRRLSRDERQRQLLDVAWKLISGEGTDALTLGRLAAEAGITKPVAYDHFGTRNGLLVALYQDFDVRQTALIDAAIAASKPVLKEKARVIAAGYIECVMTQGREIPGVLAALGGSPELAAVKHQYQLAFIKKCQAILAPYAGPAGIAQAGMWAMLGAADGLAHAAVAQDIGMEQARDELMQTIVAMVKRSK; via the coding sequence ATGACCACAAAACCGACTAGCACCGCCAAAGCCGTCCCGCAGCGCCGCCTGTCCCGCGACGAACGCCAGCGCCAGTTGCTGGACGTCGCCTGGAAGCTGATCAGCGGCGAAGGCACGGACGCGCTGACGCTGGGACGGCTGGCCGCGGAGGCCGGCATCACCAAACCCGTGGCCTACGACCACTTCGGCACGCGCAACGGACTGCTGGTGGCGCTGTACCAGGACTTCGACGTCCGCCAGACCGCGCTCATCGACGCCGCGATCGCCGCCAGCAAGCCGGTCCTGAAGGAAAAAGCCCGGGTCATCGCAGCGGGCTACATCGAATGCGTCATGACCCAGGGACGCGAGATTCCCGGCGTGCTGGCCGCGCTGGGCGGCTCGCCGGAACTGGCGGCGGTCAAGCATCAATACCAGTTGGCCTTCATCAAGAAATGTCAGGCCATACTTGCGCCTTACGCCGGACCCGCGGGCATTGCGCAGGCCGGCATGTGGGCGATGCTCGGCGCGGCCGACGGCCTGGCGCATGCGGCCGTGGCCCAGGACATCGGCATGGAACAGGCGCGCGACGAATTGATGCAGACCATCGTGGCGATGGTCAAGCGCAGCAAGTAA
- a CDS encoding mechanosensitive ion channel domain-containing protein translates to MLSCLFFTWQAKAATPLLAQTPPAAAAALTPAALADLLENPEARKALVDELRAQASGAKPAASRPAGAAPAQPAEPGLQERMADNVQRFLTGLATDMGQGVEDMRALASGSSLRMDSSAAGHALKPLALAAAATILAFILLRMIAMYVYGRIDRWVAELRHAPETPPRRGAPASMRVLSRRAGAIVGALAIDAGVVLLAAMAGGAAALWGTPGRGTLDTLAAVFLRAFVSVELVKVLIRTVFAVRHPHLRLLPMTDENARYWNTWLLRIATAAGYGTLLIDPVVSASLSPALGRLANLLIMLAVYVYAVRVIWRNRQTVRGHLDRRAANATTFMGSRLHILARVWHVLGIGYFTILLVVSQVDPTNALPFMARATAQTLLVIGVGSLSILFLNAVLAKPIRLPDDLRKRLPLLEARVNAYVPATLKLVGLIIRIVLVLLVLDAWRAFDLSRWLASDAGGAAIKMTVNIVIVLLIAALAWTVIASIIEHRLSQSEGRGMPSARERTLLALFRNAALIVIVTMTLMVLLSQIGIDVGPLIAGAGVVGLAIGFGAQKLVQDIITGIFIQLENGMNENDVVQVAGVFGTVEKMTIRSVGIRTLDGGYHLVPFSSVDVVANHMRDFSYHLGEYTIAHRESVDDAIVHLRAAFAELMTDTVLGPEILEDITVAGVTAVNEKGVTIRILIKTTPGMQWAVQRGYNRLLKKHFDAAGIELPYPHTVVYFGQDKRGYAPPANVFVQSERPDEGGDARAAGHTRRPLEPAPRGEDSAEVLGNELEAREEGEAPRA, encoded by the coding sequence ATGCTGAGTTGCCTGTTTTTCACCTGGCAAGCCAAGGCCGCAACGCCGCTACTCGCACAGACGCCCCCCGCAGCCGCAGCGGCGCTGACTCCAGCCGCCCTGGCGGACTTGCTGGAAAATCCCGAAGCGCGCAAGGCGCTGGTGGATGAACTGCGGGCGCAGGCGTCCGGCGCAAAACCCGCCGCCTCGCGCCCCGCAGGCGCGGCGCCCGCGCAGCCCGCCGAACCCGGCTTGCAGGAACGCATGGCCGATAACGTCCAGCGCTTCCTGACGGGCCTCGCGACCGACATGGGCCAGGGCGTCGAAGACATGCGCGCACTGGCCTCGGGCAGCAGCCTGCGCATGGACAGCAGCGCCGCAGGCCATGCCTTGAAGCCTCTCGCCCTGGCCGCGGCCGCCACCATCCTCGCCTTCATCCTGCTGCGGATGATCGCCATGTATGTCTACGGACGCATCGACCGTTGGGTCGCCGAGCTGCGCCACGCCCCCGAAACGCCGCCCAGGCGCGGCGCGCCGGCCTCCATGCGCGTGCTGTCCCGCCGCGCGGGCGCCATCGTGGGCGCGCTGGCCATCGATGCGGGCGTGGTGCTGCTCGCCGCGATGGCGGGCGGCGCCGCGGCGCTGTGGGGTACGCCCGGGCGCGGCACGCTGGACACGCTGGCGGCGGTGTTCCTGCGAGCCTTCGTGTCGGTCGAGCTCGTCAAGGTACTGATCCGCACGGTGTTCGCCGTGAGGCATCCGCACCTGCGCCTTTTGCCCATGACGGACGAAAACGCCAGGTATTGGAATACGTGGCTGCTGCGCATCGCCACCGCAGCGGGCTACGGCACGCTGCTGATCGATCCGGTGGTGTCGGCCTCGCTGTCGCCCGCGCTGGGCCGGCTGGCCAATCTGCTGATCATGCTGGCGGTGTACGTGTACGCGGTACGCGTCATCTGGCGCAACCGCCAGACGGTGCGCGGACACCTGGACCGGCGCGCCGCCAACGCGACGACGTTCATGGGCTCGCGGCTGCACATCCTGGCGCGCGTGTGGCATGTGTTGGGCATCGGCTATTTCACCATCCTGCTGGTGGTCAGCCAGGTGGACCCGACCAACGCGCTGCCCTTCATGGCCCGCGCCACCGCGCAGACGCTGCTGGTGATCGGCGTGGGCAGCCTGTCGATCCTGTTCCTGAACGCCGTGCTGGCCAAGCCCATCCGGTTGCCGGACGACCTGCGCAAGCGCCTGCCCTTGCTGGAAGCGCGCGTCAACGCCTATGTGCCCGCCACGTTGAAACTGGTCGGCCTGATCATCCGCATCGTCCTGGTGCTGCTGGTGCTCGACGCGTGGCGCGCCTTCGACCTGTCGCGATGGCTGGCTTCGGATGCCGGCGGCGCGGCCATCAAGATGACGGTGAACATCGTCATCGTGCTGCTGATCGCGGCCCTGGCTTGGACCGTGATCGCCAGCATCATCGAGCACCGCCTCAGCCAGAGCGAAGGGCGCGGCATGCCCAGCGCGCGCGAGCGCACGCTGCTGGCGCTGTTCCGCAACGCCGCGCTGATCGTCATCGTGACGATGACGCTGATGGTGCTGCTGTCGCAGATCGGCATCGACGTCGGACCGCTGATCGCCGGCGCCGGCGTGGTCGGCCTGGCCATCGGCTTCGGCGCGCAGAAGCTGGTCCAGGACATCATCACGGGCATCTTCATCCAGCTTGAAAACGGCATGAACGAGAACGACGTGGTGCAAGTCGCGGGCGTGTTCGGCACGGTCGAAAAGATGACGATACGCTCGGTCGGCATCCGCACGCTGGACGGCGGCTACCATCTGGTGCCGTTCTCGTCGGTGGACGTCGTCGCCAACCACATGCGCGACTTCTCGTACCACCTGGGCGAATACACCATCGCGCACCGCGAAAGCGTGGACGACGCGATCGTGCATCTGCGCGCCGCCTTCGCCGAACTGATGACCGACACCGTGCTGGGACCCGAGATCCTGGAAGACATCACGGTGGCCGGCGTCACCGCGGTCAACGAGAAGGGCGTGACCATCCGGATCCTGATCAAGACCACGCCGGGCATGCAGTGGGCCGTGCAGCGCGGCTACAACCGGCTCCTGAAGAAGCACTTCGACGCCGCCGGCATCGAGCTTCCCTACCCGCACACCGTGGTGTACTTCGGCCAGGACAAGCGGGGCTACGCGCCGCCGGCGAATGTCTTCGTGCAATCCGAGCGCCCCGACGAAGGCGGGGACGCCCGCGCGGCCGGGCATACCCGGCGCCCGCTGGAACCCGCGCCGCGCGGCGAGGATTCGGCCGAAGTGCTGGGCAACGAGCTCGAGGCGCGTGAAGAGGGCGAAGCGCCCCGCGCGTAG
- a CDS encoding tripartite tricarboxylate transporter substrate binding protein yields the protein MKALRSGVAASLQFLIGILACANAHAQGDAPPVSIVVPQPVGNPTDGVARKLQPLLQAALGRTIIVENQPGAGGSIGTQRVLNAPADGRMLLIASQTEPILTPATMQHVKYRAENLRAVAVVARLPYILTGGNALAARNLGELTQLAQAQGEKGLNFGHIGPGSMIHLLGEQWARQSQFKLNHVVYRGVPPVTQDLMGGQIELSFLPLGGSTLDLIESGRIRAYATTGAAPSPKLPQVPPLSASSEKLRDFVYGTWIAFLVPAKTPDATVASLNRAIVQAMEDTAFREYVVATGMELVAQNTVADMRDFYETETALYQGLAQKVAVEQ from the coding sequence ATGAAAGCACTGCGTAGCGGCGTTGCCGCGAGTCTGCAGTTCCTGATCGGCATTCTGGCATGCGCGAACGCGCACGCCCAGGGCGACGCGCCGCCTGTTTCCATCGTGGTTCCGCAGCCGGTGGGCAATCCCACGGACGGCGTCGCGCGCAAGCTGCAGCCGCTGCTGCAGGCCGCGCTGGGCAGGACCATCATCGTCGAGAACCAACCAGGGGCGGGCGGCTCCATCGGCACACAACGGGTGCTGAACGCGCCGGCGGACGGGCGCATGCTGTTGATCGCCTCCCAGACCGAACCCATCCTGACCCCGGCCACGATGCAGCATGTGAAGTATCGGGCGGAGAACCTGCGCGCGGTGGCGGTGGTGGCGCGGCTGCCTTACATCCTGACGGGCGGCAACGCGCTTGCGGCCAGAAACCTGGGCGAACTGACCCAGCTGGCGCAGGCCCAGGGGGAAAAAGGGCTGAACTTCGGCCATATCGGCCCGGGCTCGATGATCCATCTATTGGGCGAGCAATGGGCGCGGCAAAGCCAGTTCAAGCTCAACCATGTCGTCTACCGGGGCGTTCCGCCGGTCACGCAAGACCTGATGGGCGGACAGATAGAACTGAGCTTCCTGCCGCTGGGCGGATCGACGCTCGACCTGATCGAGTCAGGCCGCATACGAGCCTACGCCACGACCGGCGCCGCGCCCAGTCCCAAGCTGCCGCAAGTGCCGCCCCTGTCCGCGTCCAGCGAAAAGCTGCGGGACTTCGTGTACGGCACCTGGATCGCCTTCCTGGTGCCGGCCAAAACGCCGGACGCCACCGTCGCCAGCCTGAACCGCGCGATCGTCCAGGCCATGGAAGACACCGCGTTTCGCGAGTATGTTGTTGCCACCGGCATGGAGCTGGTGGCGCAGAACACGGTGGCGGACATGCGGGATTTCTACGAGACGGAGACGGCGCTGTACCAGGGCCTGGCACAGAAGGTCGCCGTCGAGCAGTGA
- a CDS encoding winged helix-turn-helix transcriptional regulator: MLIYYLKEGTKRFSDLRRDNPTISHRMLTLELRKLELAGIVQCTDFDGYPRRVEYELTSSGRTLVPLLDALGDWWDENGEASEDAR; the protein is encoded by the coding sequence CTGCTGATCTACTACCTCAAGGAAGGCACCAAGCGCTTCAGCGACCTGCGCCGCGACAATCCGACCATCTCGCATCGGATGCTGACGCTGGAGCTGCGCAAGCTGGAGTTGGCCGGCATCGTCCAGTGCACCGATTTCGACGGTTATCCGCGGCGCGTGGAATACGAGCTCACGTCTTCCGGAAGAACGCTCGTGCCGCTGCTGGATGCGCTGGGCGACTGGTGGGATGAGAACGGCGAGGCGTCCGAAGACGCCCGCTGA